One Verrucomicrobiaceae bacterium genomic window carries:
- a CDS encoding CDP-alcohol phosphatidyltransferase family protein gives MQITILRILLIPVFIGLAVYYAQSVKAGAADESLRLWTVVVFAVAALSDALDGWVARRFDMRTRLVAILDPLADKLLLLSAILTLSFTSWRQQFPLWFPLLIVFKDLASIGAAFIIDHFAGKCHIQAHWTGKACTVAQIVAVLWIMLDITTPALIWPVLITAFFALWSGVYYLVDGTRQLLAAEPK, from the coding sequence TTGCAAATCACGATCCTGCGCATCCTGCTGATCCCGGTCTTTATCGGGCTGGCTGTGTACTATGCACAGAGTGTGAAGGCGGGTGCGGCAGATGAATCCCTACGTCTGTGGACGGTGGTGGTCTTTGCCGTGGCGGCGCTGAGTGATGCGCTGGATGGCTGGGTGGCGCGGCGGTTCGACATGCGCACACGGCTAGTAGCGATCCTGGACCCGCTGGCGGATAAGCTGCTGCTGCTCTCTGCCATCCTGACGCTGAGCTTTACGTCGTGGAGACAGCAGTTTCCGCTGTGGTTCCCGCTGCTCATCGTCTTCAAAGACCTCGCCTCCATCGGTGCGGCCTTCATCATCGACCACTTTGCGGGGAAGTGCCATATCCAGGCCCACTGGACGGGGAAGGCCTGCACGGTGGCGCAGATCGTCGCGGTGCTCTGGATCATGCTGGACATCACCACGCCCGCGCTGATCTGGCCGGTGCTGATAACTGCTTTTTTTGCCCTGTGGTCCGGTGTTTACTACCTGGTCGATGGCACGCGGCAGCTCCTCGCAGCGGAGCCGAAGTGA